The following nucleotide sequence is from Tardiphaga sp. 709.
GCGGGTGCAGGCCCGTCGCTCGCTGGAGCTTGAACTGCGTCACGCGGCCGGCGATGGCGGCTTCGCCAAAGGCGGCTTCGAAGTCTATTATCAGCCGCTGCTGACGCTGCGCGACGACACCATCGTGGGCTGCGAGGCCCTGCTGCGCTGGCGTCATCCCGAACGCGGCATGATCTCGCCGGCCGAATTCATTCCGGTCGCCGAAGATATCGGCATCATCAATGAGCTCGGCGAATGGGTGATGAACACCGCCTGCGCCGAGGCTGCCAGCTGGCCCGACGACGTCCGGGTGGCGGTCAATGTCTCGCCGGTCCAGTTCCGCTGCGCGTCGCTCGCCCTGAAGGTCACCTCCGCCCTCGCCGCGTCCGGCCTGCCGGCACGGCGGCTGGAGCTCGAAATCACCGAGGCCGTGCTGATCCGCGACGACGAGACCGCACTGGAAATCCTGCACGGACTGCGCGAGATCGGCGTGCGCATTGCGCTGGACGATTTCGGCACCGGCTATTCCAGCCTGAGTTATCTGCAGCGCTTCCCGTTCGACAAGATCAAGATCGACCGCTGCTTCGTGACCGATATCGCCGATGCACAGGGGTCGTCCTCGATCGTGCAGGCCGTAGTCAACATCGCGAGTTCGCGCAACATGACGACGACGGCCGAAGGCGTCGAGACGCTCCGGCAGAAGGAGCTGCTGCGCGCGCTCGGCTGCACCGAGATGCAGGGCTATCTGTTCAGCGCCGCCAGACCCGCAAGCGAACTGCGCGACTTGCTGATCGCGCATCAGGCCAACAAGGCCGAGGTTGCGGCGTAACCGCTTATTCGAGCAGCGTGAACTGCATCAGCAGGGTTCGCTGCAGCATCGAGAAATTGTCGTCCGAGATCAGCGTCAGCACCGTGTCGCCCTCCGGCGTGACATGGACATCGAGCCCTTCGAAATTGTCGATCTCATAGCCGAGATCCGCATCGAAGATGGTGGGACCGTCGATGACGGCGTCCGGCACGATCGATGCGAGGGGAATGCGGCGGATGCGGACGCCGGTGTCGCCGAACAGCGAGAACTTGCGTTCCAGCAGCAGCAGATCGCCGGAGGGCAGCAGCGCCGCATCGCTGATGTCGTAATTTTTGGTGCGGCGAACCGAGAAAGTCGCCGGCGCCTTGCCGCCGATGATCCAGGCCGAGATGTTGCCGGCGCTGTCGAGCCCGCGCTCCGAAATCGCCAGCAGCATGCCGGCCAGCGGCGAGGTCTTGAACCGGTCCTTGCGCACCATCACCAGCGCTTCGAGACTGCCGTTGCTGGGCAGCTTGCGCATGCCCGGCGGCTGCGGGATCGGCTCGCCCCGGGCGCGCACGCCATCGCGGCCGAAGTCGAATTTCAGGATCTGATGCACGCGTTCGAGGCCGATATAGACCGTCGGGCCGTCCACCGCGATCGACTCGGTATCGTACCAGCCGCGCGCGGTAATCGGCCTGCCGTCAGCGCCCAGCATCGGCGCCGCCTCGACATCGACAATGCCGACCATGGCCTCGCCGCTATAGGCGATCTTGCCGGTGAACCAGTTGCCCTTGTCGCTGATGGCGATGAACCCCTCGCCCTTGTCATCCAGACGAAGACCGGAGATGCCGCCAAAATCCTTGTAGCGCGACGTCAGGACCAATCCGCTGCGATATTGCAGCGACCCGAACCTTGTATGCGCGCGATCACGCGTATCGAAAGCCGGAATCGGCCGCGCTTCCACCTCGATCGACACCGGCGCACGGGCCAATGGCGTTGCCGGCACCAGCACGGGCTGCGCACGGGCAAGCGACGGCAGCGCGGCTGCTGAAGCCGCGACTGCAAGAAAGTGACGACGGGTGAGATGAGCGGTCAAGCGATGGCCCTAGAGGATGGGTAGAGCAAAGCAAAACCCATCCTGTAAAGCCTAATGCGTCTTGCGTCGCCGACCATGGGTCGGTGCCGGCCCTGCCGTTTCGCTGAACAATTCCGCCAGCTTTTCGGTGATGGCGCCGCCGAGTTCTTCGGCGTCGACGATGGTCACGGCGCGGCGATAGTAGCGCGTCACGTCGTGGCCGATGCCGATGGCGATCAGTTCGACCGGCGAGCGGGTCTCGATCTCCTCGATGATGTGGCGCAGATGCCGCTCCAGATAGTTGCCGGGATTGACCGACAACGTGCTGTCGTCCACCGGCGCGCCGTCGGAGATCATCATCAGTATCTTGCGCTGTTCGGGGCGGCCGAGCAGGCGCTTGTGCGCCCAGTCGAGCGCCTCGCCGTCGATGTTCTCCTTGAGCAGACCTTCGCGCATCATCAGACCCAAGTTTTTGCGCGCCCGACGCCACGGTGCATCCGCCGACTTGTAGATGATGTGGCGCAGATCGTTGAGGCGGCCGGGATTGGCCGGCTTGCCGGCGCCGAGCCACGCCTCACGCGACTGCCCACCCTTCCAGGCGCGCGTCGTGAAGCCGAGAATCTCGACCTTGACGCCGCAGCGCTCCAGCGTGCGCGCGAGAATGTCGGCGCAGGTCGCAGCGACCGTGATCGGGCGACCGCGCATGGAGCCGGAATTATCCAGCAGCAGCGTCACCACCGTATCGCGGAACGTCGCTTCCTTCTCATGCATGAAGGACAGCGGATGATGCGGGTCGGTTACCACGCGCGACAGGCGCGCGGGATCGAGGATGCCTTCTTCGAGGTCGAAGTCCCAGGCGCGGTTCTGCTGCGCCATGAGTTTACGTTGAAGCCGATTGGCCAGGCGCGCAACCACGCCCTGCAGATGTGCGAGCTGCTTGTCGAGATAGGAGCGCAGTCGTTCGAGCTCGTCGTGATCGCAGAGGTCTTCGGCCGCGATGACCTCGTCGAATTTCGGCGCGAAGGCGTGATATTCGGGACCGCGCGGCTCGTTCGCGCCGCGCGAATTCGGACGCGTGGCTTCGCCGGGCGTCTCGTCGTCGCCCATCTCGCCGTCTTCGTCGAACGTGTCCGATGCAGACGCCTGCGCGCTCTCCATTGAACTGTCAGACATTTCGTCGGACGACTGCTGCGCCTGATCGGCGCTCATTTCCTGCGAGGCGTCGCTCTCCGGCGAGCCTTCGGCGCCGGCCTGATCGTTCTCGCCCTGGCGCTCGTCGTCCTCGCTCTCTTCGTCATCCGGCTCGGCATTGCGGTCGTCGCCGAGCTCCAGCGCCGACAACAGGTCATGCACGGCATCGCCGAACTTGGCCTGGTTCTCCGCGAACCGATCGAGCTGGTCGAGGCGATCGCTGATCTTGTCTTCGAGGACCGGCCGCCAGAGGTCGACCATCTTCTTCGCGGCGGTCGGCGGCGCCATGCCGGTCAGGCGCTCGCGCACCAGCATCGCCAGGGCATCGGCCAGCGGCGCATCGGCGCGGTCGGTGATTTCGTCGAACTTGCCGCGATGGAAATGATCGTCGAGCATCGCCGTGAGGTTCTTCGCCACGCCGGCCATGCGGCGCGACCCGAGCGCCTCCACGCGGGCCTGTTCGACGGCTTCGAACACGCCGCGCGCCTGCGGATTGCCCGGCATCAGCTTGCGATGAACCTTGGGATCGTGACAGGCGAGTTTGAGCGCGATCGAATCCGCGTGACCGCGCACGATGGCGGCGTCGCGCTTGCTCATTTTTCGCGCGGGTTCAGGAAGACGGGCTTTGCCCGGTGAGAGACCCGGCCGTTCCGCCGCGAAGGTCACTTCAAGCTCCGGAGCTTTGGCGATCGCGCGCAAACACGACGTCACCGCGCGCTTGAACGGCTCGGTCGGCGCTTCCTTGGAGCCGGGGCGGAATTTGTTGGTCGTCGTCGTGCTCATCGCCAGTCCCTACAGCGCCTTGGTAAACCAGTGACGCGTCACGCCGCCTGGATAACCATCAATGGTGCCTAAAGCTTCATAGTCACAGGCGCGGTAGAAGTCTGGCGCCTGAAAACTCATCGTATCAACATAGGCACGCACCGCGCCGAAGTTTCGCGCTTGATCCTCGATCGCTTCGATCAGCGCCTTGCCATGACCCTTGCCGCGAAACTGCTGATCGATCCAGAAGAGCTGGATGAACAGCACGGTCATCCAGACTTCGCCAACAATGCCGCCGACGACCTCTTTCTTGTCGCGCAAAGAGATGGCGAAGCTCTTGTGCTTCTGCTTCCCCATCTTCTCGACATTGTAGCGAAACAGGCCACCTTGAACCGCGCGCTTGGTTGCTCCAATCGTGCGCTCCACGGTGACCTGCGCCATCACATCAGCTCAGCGCCACGTTGACCGAGCTTTCCGCCAGCTCTGCATTGAAGCAGCGCTGATAGAATTCGGCGACCAGCGGACGCTCGAGTTCGTCGCACTTGTTCAGGAAGGTCACGCGGAAGGCGAAGCCGATATCGTTGAAGATGTCGGCATTCTCGGCCCAGGTGATCACCGTACGCGGGCTCATCACCGTCGACAGATCGCCATTGGCGAAGGCGTTACGCGTGAGATCCGCGAGGCGCACCATCTTGTTGACGATGTCGCGGCCCTCGGGGTTCTGATAGTGCTTGGCCTTCGCCAGCACGATCTCGACTTCCTCGTCATGCGCCAGATAGTTCAGTGTGGTGACGATCGACCAGCGATCCATCTGGCCCTGGTTGATCTGCTGCGTGCCGTGATAGAGACCCGACGTGTCACCGAGACCGATGGTGTTCGCGGTCGCGAACAGGCGAAACGCCGGATGCGGCTTGATCACCTTGTTCTGGTCGAGCAGCGTCAGGCGGCCGGAGACTTCCAGCACGCGCTGAATGACGAACATCACGTCCGGGCGGCCGGCGTCGTATTCGTCGAACACCAGCGCGACATTGTGCTGCAACGCCCAGGGCAGAATCCCGTCACGGAATTCGGTGACCTGCTTGCCGTCCCGGACCACGATGGAGTCCTTGCCGACGAGGTCGATACGGCTGATGTGGCTGTCGAGGTTGACGCGCACGCAGGGCCAGTTGAGGCGCGCGGCGACCTGTTCGATATGGGTCGATTTGCCGGTGCCGTGGAAGCCCGTGACCATCACGCGGCGGTTGCGCGAGAAGCCGGCGAGAATGGCGAGCGTGGTGGCGCGATCGAACCGGTAATCGGGATCGGTGTCCGGCACATGCGGATCGGATTCGGAGAAGGCAGGCACTTCGAGGTCGGAATCGATGCCGAACAATTTGCGCACCGACACCATCTTGTCGGGAATGCCAATCAACGCGTCGGTCTTTTCTTGCAGTTTGGTCGAGGCGGCGGTCATCAATCCTCCGTGGTCCCGGATATCCCGAAACCAGTCTAGTAATGGCTGCGGATGGGGTGCTTTGTGGAACGTATCAGAGAGCCGCGGCTGGACAAAGCCCAGCTCTTCATCAAAGTTCCCGAATGTTATCATCGAGATAGGTTCTAACGGCAATTTTTGGAAGTCTGCCCTGCGAATCAGCCGATGCTCCAGGTCGATCAATTTGCAGCGGTATTTGGGGATCGAACGGCGCGGCCGGCCATTTCAATCATATATGCTGTCACAGTTGGCTGAGGCATCCCACGCCGGATCGGAATTTCGTGACGTCCTTCATCGATTCCCTGACCCATTTTGTCGCCGCGCATGCCTGGCTGGGCTACCTCACTATTTTCCTCGCTGCCTTGCTGGAAGCCGTGCCGGTGCTCGGAACATTCATCCCAGGCACCACGGTCATTCTGGCGCTGAGCGCCCTGATTCCGGCAGGCGATCTCGATCTGGTGGCGGTGCTGGTGGCCGCCGTGGCGGGCGCCGTGCTTGGCGACGGTGGCGCATTCTGGATCGGGCATATCCGGCAGAGACAACTGCTTGATGCGTGGCCGCTATCGAATTATCCGGGCGTCGTGGCGCAGAGCGAGGCCTTCTTCCACCGCTTCGGGACGCTGGCCGTCTTTCTCGGCCGCTTCGTGCCGCCGATCCGCGCTTTCGTACCAGTCACGGCCGGCGCTCTGGGGACGGCGCCGGCGAAATTCTATGCCGTGAACATCCCCGCAGCATTGCTCTGGGCGCCGGCGCATGTGCTACCCGGCGTGCTCGCAGTGTCGGTCCTGGACCGCTATGGCGGCATCGCCGGCCTCGAAGGTCAGGCCAAACACTACTGGATTCAGGCGGTGATCGTGGCGGCCGTGCTGGCCAGCACCACCATCTGGTGGTGGCATCGCCGCAAGCGCAACACAGCAATGGAAACGTCATAAAAAGGCGCTTGAATGTTGAAATATCTCTTTGATTTTTCAAAGTAAATGACACCTTCGCGGCTTGACTTGCAGCCCCGATTGACTTGAAAAGCCTGCACCGGCAGTTTCGCCCGCCGTCCGTCCTTCCCATATCCAGTGAATGTCCGAACCCATGCGCAGCTATCTCGACTTTGAAAAGCCCGTTGCCGAGCTGGATTCCAAGATCGATGAATTGCGCACGCTGGCCGCCAGCGGCAGCGACATCGGCGAAGAGATCGTGCGCATCGAGGACAAGGCCGTCGCCGCGCTGCACGAGCTCTATGCGAACCTGACGCCGTGGCAGAAGACTCAGGTCGCACGGCATCCGCAGCGCCCGCATTGCATGAATTACGTGGAAGCGCTGATCACCGAATTCACGCCGCTCGCCGGCGACCGCAAGTTCGGCGAGGATGAAGCGCTGGTGGCCGGCTTCGGCCGTTTCCGCGGCGAGAGCGTCTGCGTGCTCGGCCAGGAAAAGGGAAACACCACCGAGAGCCGCCTCAAGCATAATTTCGGCATGGCCCGCCCCGAAGGCTACCGCAAGGCAGTTCGCCTGATGGAGATGGCCGACCGTTTCAACATTCCCGTGCTGTCGCTGGTCGATACCGCCGGCGCCTATCCCGGCATCGGCGCGGAAGAGCGCGGCCAGGCTGAAGCCATCGCACGCTCCACCGATGCCTGCCTCGGCCTTGGCGTTGCCAATGTCGCTGTGATCATCGGCGAAGGCGGCTCGGGCGGCGCCATCGCCATTGCCACCGCCAACAAGGTGCTGATGCTGGAACACGCCATCTACAGCGTGATCTCGCCGGAAGCGGCATCGTCGATCCTGTGGCGCGACTCATCCAAGGCGCAGGAAGCCGCGACCAATATGAAGATCACCGCGCAGGATCTGCTGCGTTTCGGCGTGATCGATTCCATCCTGAAAGAGCCGCCAGGCGGCGCACACCGCGACCCCGCCGCCATGATTGCCATCACCGGTGACGCCATCGCGCAGGCTTTCAACGACATGCGCGGCATGGACGCGGCGACTATTCGTCAGCAGCGCCGGCAGAAGTTTC
It contains:
- a CDS encoding acetyl-CoA carboxylase carboxyltransferase subunit alpha is translated as MSEPMRSYLDFEKPVAELDSKIDELRTLAASGSDIGEEIVRIEDKAVAALHELYANLTPWQKTQVARHPQRPHCMNYVEALITEFTPLAGDRKFGEDEALVAGFGRFRGESVCVLGQEKGNTTESRLKHNFGMARPEGYRKAVRLMEMADRFNIPVLSLVDTAGAYPGIGAEERGQAEAIARSTDACLGLGVANVAVIIGEGGSGGAIAIATANKVLMLEHAIYSVISPEAASSILWRDSSKAQEAATNMKITAQDLLRFGVIDSILKEPPGGAHRDPAAMIAITGDAIAQAFNDMRGMDAATIRQQRRQKFLDIGRKIG
- a CDS encoding esterase-like activity of phytase family protein, which encodes MTAHLTRRHFLAVAASAAALPSLARAQPVLVPATPLARAPVSIEVEARPIPAFDTRDRAHTRFGSLQYRSGLVLTSRYKDFGGISGLRLDDKGEGFIAISDKGNWFTGKIAYSGEAMVGIVDVEAAPMLGADGRPITARGWYDTESIAVDGPTVYIGLERVHQILKFDFGRDGVRARGEPIPQPPGMRKLPSNGSLEALVMVRKDRFKTSPLAGMLLAISERGLDSAGNISAWIIGGKAPATFSVRRTKNYDISDAALLPSGDLLLLERKFSLFGDTGVRIRRIPLASIVPDAVIDGPTIFDADLGYEIDNFEGLDVHVTPEGDTVLTLISDDNFSMLQRTLLMQFTLLE
- the cobT gene encoding cobaltochelatase subunit CobT; the encoded protein is MSTTTTNKFRPGSKEAPTEPFKRAVTSCLRAIAKAPELEVTFAAERPGLSPGKARLPEPARKMSKRDAAIVRGHADSIALKLACHDPKVHRKLMPGNPQARGVFEAVEQARVEALGSRRMAGVAKNLTAMLDDHFHRGKFDEITDRADAPLADALAMLVRERLTGMAPPTAAKKMVDLWRPVLEDKISDRLDQLDRFAENQAKFGDAVHDLLSALELGDDRNAEPDDEESEDDERQGENDQAGAEGSPESDASQEMSADQAQQSSDEMSDSSMESAQASASDTFDEDGEMGDDETPGEATRPNSRGANEPRGPEYHAFAPKFDEVIAAEDLCDHDELERLRSYLDKQLAHLQGVVARLANRLQRKLMAQQNRAWDFDLEEGILDPARLSRVVTDPHHPLSFMHEKEATFRDTVVTLLLDNSGSMRGRPITVAATCADILARTLERCGVKVEILGFTTRAWKGGQSREAWLGAGKPANPGRLNDLRHIIYKSADAPWRRARKNLGLMMREGLLKENIDGEALDWAHKRLLGRPEQRKILMMISDGAPVDDSTLSVNPGNYLERHLRHIIEEIETRSPVELIAIGIGHDVTRYYRRAVTIVDAEELGGAITEKLAELFSETAGPAPTHGRRRKTH
- a CDS encoding GNAT family N-acetyltransferase; this translates as MAQVTVERTIGATKRAVQGGLFRYNVEKMGKQKHKSFAISLRDKKEVVGGIVGEVWMTVLFIQLFWIDQQFRGKGHGKALIEAIEDQARNFGAVRAYVDTMSFQAPDFYRACDYEALGTIDGYPGGVTRHWFTKAL
- a CDS encoding DedA family protein, with amino-acid sequence MTSFIDSLTHFVAAHAWLGYLTIFLAALLEAVPVLGTFIPGTTVILALSALIPAGDLDLVAVLVAAVAGAVLGDGGAFWIGHIRQRQLLDAWPLSNYPGVVAQSEAFFHRFGTLAVFLGRFVPPIRAFVPVTAGALGTAPAKFYAVNIPAALLWAPAHVLPGVLAVSVLDRYGGIAGLEGQAKHYWIQAVIVAAVLASTTIWWWHRRKRNTAMETS
- the cobS gene encoding cobaltochelatase subunit CobS is translated as MTAASTKLQEKTDALIGIPDKMVSVRKLFGIDSDLEVPAFSESDPHVPDTDPDYRFDRATTLAILAGFSRNRRVMVTGFHGTGKSTHIEQVAARLNWPCVRVNLDSHISRIDLVGKDSIVVRDGKQVTEFRDGILPWALQHNVALVFDEYDAGRPDVMFVIQRVLEVSGRLTLLDQNKVIKPHPAFRLFATANTIGLGDTSGLYHGTQQINQGQMDRWSIVTTLNYLAHDEEVEIVLAKAKHYQNPEGRDIVNKMVRLADLTRNAFANGDLSTVMSPRTVITWAENADIFNDIGFAFRVTFLNKCDELERPLVAEFYQRCFNAELAESSVNVALS